Proteins encoded by one window of Dyella humicola:
- a CDS encoding alpha/beta hydrolase-fold protein yields MRTYRLTFAVLLCFGLTLAGCTRDQAQPPAHAFHVELAATAGAAKAGRLLVFAEEAKTAEASSKDGKVAEVDINQLDPSQVSVAAREVSRLEPGQGVDVDIAARAFPASFAKLPPGDYYVQAVLDVDHSYNYTGRDGGDLVSDVVKVHLPATSTPTLQLTSTLPVHDLWSLPASATQAVRDALPEARSHTQDLDFVSPALSAFWGRPVHMRGFVLLPPGYDAKSADTYPVVYLTHGFGGGLGHFANGIASTWLAMSNGEMPPMIWVYLDESSPTGTHEFADSVNNGPWGLALTEELIPHLEATYRMDGKANGRFLNGHSSGGWATLWLQTRYPKVFGGTWSTSPDPSDFHDFTGVDLYAPGANVYRRADGSTYPLIRDKGKVLATFEQYAEMERALGSYGGQMASFDWVFSPRGADGRPQPMFDRDTGAVDAKVLAYWQEHYDIAHRLQTQWPELKPDLDGKIHLIVGTADTFYLDGSAHRLKDVLDGLHAQSDIRFLPNKTHFDLYADGSDRTALLKQIAWEMYAVARPQSTLKRAAP; encoded by the coding sequence ATGCGGACGTACCGACTCACCTTTGCCGTCTTGCTGTGCTTCGGCCTGACCCTCGCGGGCTGTACGCGCGATCAGGCGCAGCCGCCGGCCCACGCCTTCCATGTCGAACTTGCAGCGACGGCGGGCGCGGCCAAAGCAGGGCGCTTGCTGGTGTTCGCGGAGGAAGCGAAGACCGCGGAGGCATCGAGCAAGGACGGCAAGGTCGCCGAGGTGGACATCAACCAACTTGATCCCAGCCAGGTGAGTGTCGCGGCACGCGAGGTAAGCCGGTTGGAGCCAGGGCAGGGCGTGGATGTCGATATCGCTGCCCGGGCTTTTCCCGCGTCCTTTGCGAAATTGCCGCCAGGCGATTACTACGTGCAGGCGGTGCTCGACGTCGATCACAGCTACAACTACACCGGCCGGGATGGCGGCGACCTCGTCAGTGACGTGGTGAAAGTGCATTTGCCCGCCACGTCGACGCCAACGTTGCAACTGACATCCACGTTGCCGGTGCATGACCTTTGGTCATTACCTGCTTCCGCCACTCAGGCCGTGCGCGATGCCTTGCCGGAAGCGCGCAGCCACACCCAGGACCTCGATTTCGTCAGCCCGGCCTTGTCGGCGTTTTGGGGACGGCCGGTGCATATGCGAGGCTTCGTGCTGTTGCCGCCGGGCTATGACGCCAAGAGTGCCGATACCTATCCGGTGGTCTACCTCACCCACGGTTTCGGCGGCGGTCTGGGACATTTTGCCAATGGCATCGCCAGTACCTGGCTGGCAATGTCGAACGGTGAGATGCCGCCGATGATCTGGGTGTATCTCGACGAATCGAGCCCCACGGGTACCCATGAGTTTGCCGATTCGGTGAACAATGGCCCTTGGGGGCTGGCACTGACCGAGGAACTGATCCCGCACCTCGAAGCGACGTACCGCATGGATGGCAAAGCGAACGGCCGCTTCCTCAATGGCCACTCATCCGGTGGCTGGGCCACCTTGTGGCTGCAGACGCGCTATCCCAAGGTGTTCGGTGGCACCTGGTCCACGTCGCCCGATCCGAGCGACTTCCATGACTTCACGGGGGTGGACCTGTATGCACCGGGCGCCAATGTCTATCGCCGCGCCGATGGTTCGACCTATCCGCTGATCCGCGACAAAGGCAAGGTGCTTGCCACCTTTGAACAGTACGCCGAGATGGAACGTGCGCTCGGCAGCTATGGCGGGCAGATGGCGTCGTTCGATTGGGTGTTCTCACCGCGCGGCGCGGATGGCCGTCCGCAACCCATGTTCGATCGCGATACCGGTGCGGTGGACGCCAAGGTGCTTGCCTACTGGCAGGAGCACTACGACATCGCCCATCGCCTGCAAACGCAATGGCCTGAACTGAAGCCCGACCTCGATGGCAAGATCCACCTGATCGTGGGCACCGCCGATACGTTTTATCTCGACGGGTCGGCGCATCGCTTGAAGGATGTGCTCGATGGCTTGCACGCGCAGTCGGACATCCGGTTCCTGCCGAACAAGACGCACTTCGACCTGTACGCCGATGGCAGTGACCGTACGGCGCTACTCAAGCAAATCGCCTGGGAGATGTATGCGGTGGCGCGTCCGCAATCGACGCTGAAACGAGCGGCTCCGTAG
- a CDS encoding GNAT family N-acetyltransferase: MSWQDIRIETDRLILRPPRREDFDAWAANMANEESARFVGGVQPRAAAWRGFLTMVGAWAIQGFGMFSVIEKSSDQWIGRMGPWQPEGWPGTEVGWGLARHAWGNGYALEGASACMDWAVDQLGWTDIIHCIDPANLPSQVLAQRLGSRLRGPGKLAAPFEDAPIEIWGQTRDEWRRRRT, translated from the coding sequence ATGAGCTGGCAAGACATCCGCATTGAGACCGATCGACTGATCCTGCGCCCGCCGCGCCGCGAAGATTTTGACGCCTGGGCTGCCAACATGGCCAACGAAGAGTCGGCCCGCTTCGTCGGTGGCGTGCAACCACGTGCGGCCGCGTGGCGTGGTTTCCTCACCATGGTCGGCGCCTGGGCTATCCAGGGCTTTGGCATGTTTTCGGTGATCGAAAAGAGCAGCGACCAGTGGATCGGCCGCATGGGGCCGTGGCAACCGGAAGGCTGGCCCGGTACCGAGGTGGGCTGGGGGTTGGCGCGGCACGCCTGGGGCAACGGCTATGCGCTGGAAGGCGCCAGCGCCTGTATGGACTGGGCCGTCGACCAGCTCGGCTGGACCGACATCATTCACTGCATCGATCCCGCCAATCTCCCCTCGCAGGTGTTGGCGCAGCGATTGGGTTCGCGCCTTCGTGGTCCCGGCAAACTAGCAGCCCCGTTCGAGGACGCGCCGATCGAAATATGGGGCCAGACGCGCGACGAATGGCGGCGTCGACGCACATGA
- a CDS encoding phosphatase PAP2 family protein, translating to MDDLIEWIATHALLLWAGLLLVAVLVGDVAWRWNLRQRDAAIALGRAPVAIRARTVAMLLIAMILLFVAIAIAIGAEAQGLLPGFDAALASDLRAHLPDTTLRIIAAITHLGDLWTVAAASVVVLAVLLLRRHPSLATSWAIAVAGIVPINSGIKAWFQRPRPVHGFLTEAGWSFPSGHAFGAMVFYGMLAYVLLRLSPLRWHRPVVAGAIAMVTVIGVSRILLQVHYLSDVLGGYASGLAWLVVCIGGAEYWRLRQAA from the coding sequence ATGGACGACCTGATTGAATGGATTGCCACGCACGCCTTGTTGCTGTGGGCCGGTCTGCTGCTCGTGGCCGTGCTGGTAGGCGACGTGGCGTGGCGCTGGAACTTGCGACAACGTGATGCCGCCATCGCCCTTGGCCGGGCTCCCGTCGCCATCCGCGCACGCACCGTGGCCATGTTGCTGATCGCGATGATCCTGCTGTTTGTTGCCATCGCGATCGCCATTGGCGCAGAAGCACAGGGCCTGTTGCCGGGTTTCGATGCCGCACTCGCCTCGGATCTGCGCGCACACTTGCCGGATACGACGCTGCGAATCATCGCCGCGATCACGCATCTTGGCGACCTGTGGACGGTAGCAGCGGCTTCCGTGGTCGTACTGGCCGTTTTGCTGCTACGTCGACACCCGAGCCTGGCCACCAGCTGGGCTATCGCGGTGGCGGGCATCGTGCCGATCAACAGCGGCATCAAGGCATGGTTCCAACGACCACGCCCGGTGCATGGCTTCTTGACGGAGGCTGGCTGGAGCTTCCCCAGCGGCCACGCGTTTGGCGCCATGGTGTTCTACGGCATGCTGGCCTATGTGCTGCTGCGTCTATCGCCGCTGCGCTGGCACCGTCCCGTGGTCGCGGGCGCCATCGCGATGGTGACGGTGATTGGCGTCAGCCGCATTCTGCTGCAGGTGCACTATCTCAGCGATGTGCTGGGTGGCTATGCGAGTGGGTTGGCGTGGCTGGTGGTGTGTATTGGTGGGGCGGAGTATTGGAGGTTGCGCCAGGCTGCTTGA
- a CDS encoding RcnB family protein gives MKKTMLALFLGALVASTAATAGPFQEDEHHDHAYGHDEHRTVVEHDRGMHEGWYRKGGAVPPEYRDHRYVVDNWHEYHLREPPRGYQWVRSDNGEFLLVAVTTGIIADIMLSH, from the coding sequence ATGAAGAAGACCATGCTAGCCCTGTTCCTTGGTGCACTCGTGGCCTCTACAGCCGCTACCGCGGGGCCGTTCCAGGAAGACGAACATCATGATCATGCCTATGGCCATGACGAGCACCGAACTGTCGTGGAGCATGACCGTGGCATGCACGAGGGGTGGTACCGCAAGGGTGGTGCAGTGCCGCCCGAGTACCGTGACCATCGTTACGTCGTGGACAACTGGCACGAATATCATCTGCGCGAACCGCCTCGTGGCTACCAATGGGTGCGCAGCGACAATGGTGAGTTTCTGCTCGTAGCCGTCACCACCGGCATCATTGCCGACATCATGCTCAGCCACTAA
- a CDS encoding serine hydrolase: MFQRTRSPRLAGCFALLVLAAPIWAQTAVPAAIPTAPLVSTTQPALPAQLQDFGAYVDGARKQFDVPGIAVAIVKDGQVVLEQGFGVRELGRPEPVDARTLFAIASNTKAFTAAALQMLAEEGKLQMDDRVIDHLPWFQMSDPYVTREMRIRDLLAHRSGLGLGAGDLLYWPPTSYSTKEVVERLRNVPLATSFRSAYAYDNILFAVATLVIEQVSGQRYADFIRDRIFKPVGMDEALVDMTYLKPGMNVAMGHAKFNFSELKPVPPMAWSNNPGAGGIYASVHDLAKWMNLQLAGGKLPNGQRLFSEDSQKQMWSMLTPMKISEPPVPELNESRPNFAGYGEGWSLSDYRGQRLVWHTGGWPGMVSRVTLVPELKLGIVVLTNQESGAAFNAVTYRVLDAFLGKDKKDWVAAYAAAVKKTEGNADDSWKKHQAARDKGSKPSLPLADYAGTYRDPWYGDIVVSREGGKLRLRFSKTAQLVGTMEPWQHETFIVRWDDRSLNADAFVSYTLDADGKVREVRMQPISPLTDFSFDFQDLRLAPVTDAKATKSE, encoded by the coding sequence ATGTTCCAGCGAACCCGGTCCCCGCGCCTGGCGGGTTGTTTTGCACTGCTGGTATTGGCCGCGCCGATCTGGGCGCAGACCGCAGTGCCGGCAGCTATACCGACCGCTCCGCTGGTCAGCACGACCCAGCCGGCCTTGCCGGCGCAGCTGCAGGATTTTGGCGCTTATGTGGACGGCGCCCGTAAGCAATTCGACGTGCCAGGCATCGCCGTGGCCATCGTCAAGGACGGGCAGGTAGTGCTTGAACAGGGTTTCGGTGTGCGCGAACTGGGTCGGCCGGAACCGGTGGATGCGCGCACGCTGTTTGCCATCGCTTCCAACACCAAGGCATTCACGGCGGCGGCGCTGCAGATGCTGGCCGAGGAAGGCAAGCTCCAGATGGACGATCGGGTGATCGACCATCTGCCGTGGTTTCAGATGTCCGACCCTTATGTGACGCGCGAAATGCGTATCCGCGATCTGCTGGCGCATCGAAGCGGCCTGGGCCTGGGCGCCGGCGATCTGCTCTATTGGCCACCGACGTCCTACTCCACCAAGGAAGTGGTGGAGCGCCTGCGCAACGTGCCACTGGCGACCAGCTTCCGCAGCGCCTATGCCTACGACAATATTTTGTTCGCCGTGGCCACCCTGGTGATCGAACAAGTGTCGGGCCAGCGTTATGCCGACTTTATCCGCGATCGGATCTTCAAGCCGGTGGGCATGGATGAAGCACTGGTCGACATGACCTATCTGAAGCCCGGCATGAACGTGGCCATGGGCCACGCCAAGTTCAACTTCAGCGAACTCAAGCCGGTGCCGCCGATGGCCTGGTCGAACAACCCCGGTGCCGGCGGCATCTACGCCAGCGTGCACGACCTGGCCAAGTGGATGAACCTACAGCTCGCCGGAGGCAAGTTGCCCAACGGCCAGCGGCTGTTCTCCGAAGACAGCCAGAAGCAGATGTGGTCCATGCTGACGCCGATGAAGATCAGCGAGCCGCCGGTGCCGGAGCTCAATGAGTCCCGGCCGAATTTCGCCGGCTATGGCGAGGGCTGGTCGCTTTCGGATTATCGCGGTCAGCGGCTGGTATGGCATACCGGCGGCTGGCCCGGCATGGTCTCGCGCGTGACCCTGGTGCCCGAGCTGAAACTCGGCATCGTCGTGTTGACCAACCAGGAATCCGGTGCGGCCTTCAACGCGGTGACTTATCGCGTGCTCGATGCCTTCCTGGGCAAGGACAAGAAGGACTGGGTGGCCGCCTATGCCGCTGCGGTGAAGAAGACCGAAGGCAACGCTGACGATAGCTGGAAGAAGCATCAGGCCGCGCGTGACAAGGGCAGCAAACCGTCGTTGCCGTTGGCCGATTACGCGGGCACCTATCGCGATCCCTGGTATGGCGACATCGTGGTAAGCAGGGAAGGCGGCAAGTTGCGTCTTCGTTTCTCCAAGACGGCGCAGCTGGTGGGCACGATGGAGCCGTGGCAGCACGAAACGTTCATCGTGCGATGGGACGATCGATCATTGAACGCCGACGCCTTCGTCAGCTATACGCTTGATGCCGACGGCAAGGTGCGCGAAGTGCGCATGCAGCCGATCTCGCCGCTGACCGATTTCAGCTTCGACTTCCAGGATCTGCGGCTTGCGCCCGTCACGGATGCCAAGGCGACGAAGTCGGAGTGA
- a CDS encoding DMT family transporter yields the protein MFKGVLLGFACYAAYAISDAFVKSLHGSLPPYEAVFFGAVLMLSALPFIRKADDRYLDVFHARKPRLWWIRAVTGAICNIAAVIAFTALPMAEAFALIFLLPIFVTLLSVIFLKEHVGWRRWSAVIVGFIGVLVVLRPGFRVLGPGHFAAMTCGLSGAVSVVALRMAGPHEKRISLYGAGVIGPLVSGGVLMLPAFVWPDLHQGFLLAGYGLLAGLAGVLLMLATHHAPANRVAPTQYSQMLWAIGFGYWLFGDHLDWPMLIGIALILGSGLFTLVREEQVTSWWRRTKLV from the coding sequence ATGTTCAAAGGTGTCCTACTCGGTTTCGCCTGCTACGCCGCCTATGCGATCAGCGACGCTTTTGTGAAATCGCTGCACGGCAGCCTGCCCCCGTATGAGGCGGTGTTCTTCGGCGCCGTGCTGATGCTCAGCGCCCTGCCCTTTATCCGCAAGGCGGATGATCGCTATCTCGACGTGTTCCACGCGCGCAAGCCGCGGCTTTGGTGGATTCGCGCGGTCACCGGTGCCATCTGCAATATTGCGGCGGTGATCGCGTTCACCGCGCTGCCGATGGCCGAGGCGTTTGCACTGATCTTCCTGCTGCCGATTTTCGTCACCCTGCTCTCGGTGATTTTCCTGAAGGAGCATGTCGGCTGGCGGCGCTGGTCCGCGGTCATCGTGGGTTTTATCGGCGTGCTGGTGGTGCTGCGTCCTGGATTTCGGGTGTTGGGGCCAGGCCATTTCGCCGCCATGACCTGCGGCCTTTCCGGTGCTGTTTCTGTGGTCGCCTTGCGCATGGCAGGCCCGCATGAGAAACGCATCAGCCTGTACGGCGCTGGCGTGATCGGCCCGCTGGTCAGCGGCGGCGTGTTGATGCTACCGGCGTTTGTCTGGCCCGACCTGCACCAAGGATTCCTGCTTGCCGGCTACGGCCTGCTCGCCGGACTGGCCGGCGTGCTGCTGATGCTGGCGACCCATCACGCCCCCGCCAACCGCGTGGCGCCCACCCAGTACAGCCAGATGCTGTGGGCCATCGGCTTCGGCTACTGGCTGTTTGGCGATCATCTGGACTGGCCGATGCTGATCGGCATCGCGCTCATCCTTGGCTCGGGTCTGTTCACCCTGGTGCGCGAGGAACAAGTCACCTCATGGTGGCGGCGTACCAAGCTGGTCTGA
- a CDS encoding DUF3761 domain-containing protein, which yields MKSYGLIAVLIAGLLAGPAVYAQQASAPAGSTGQCKDGTFTTNATKKGACSGHQGVKEWFGAASSAAAATPAAAAPAAAAPSMTPRTTAPVPNTKVPSPAPATAAAPGGGPGMVWVNSSSKVYHCPGDKWYGKTKAGVYMSEADAKAKGFHADHGKACS from the coding sequence ATGAAATCGTACGGTTTGATCGCTGTATTGATCGCGGGTCTTCTTGCTGGTCCAGCCGTTTATGCACAGCAGGCGTCGGCGCCGGCGGGGTCGACCGGGCAGTGCAAGGACGGCACCTTTACGACCAACGCGACGAAGAAGGGCGCCTGTTCCGGCCACCAGGGCGTGAAGGAATGGTTTGGCGCCGCCAGCTCAGCGGCAGCTGCCACGCCAGCAGCGGCTGCGCCTGCCGCGGCCGCACCCAGCATGACACCGCGCACCACCGCGCCGGTGCCCAACACCAAGGTGCCCTCGCCAGCGCCAGCTACCGCGGCGGCCCCGGGTGGCGGTCCAGGCATGGTCTGGGTCAACTCAAGCAGCAAGGTGTATCACTGCCCGGGCGACAAGTGGTACGGCAAGACCAAGGCAGGTGTTTACATGAGCGAGGCCGATGCCAAGGCCAAGGGCTTCCACGCCGATCACGGCAAGGCCTGTAGCTGA
- a CDS encoding Ivy family c-type lysozyme inhibitor — protein sequence MRYRLIFALGLIVACTACSAPQGQAAISPASTATPAVVSAAPAPAAAAADSPIADGPLYFGDLLQRRDFAAAFAALSGADQLPEWPRQGGTSTPAQHVELNGRQLWLVTACKPHDCPSERILVLYDESTHVMSGVFARRKPGVADDVDSNDAANDDLTWLGAPDQAAKGLLLGKLYSSE from the coding sequence GTGCGATACCGTCTTATCTTTGCGCTGGGCCTGATCGTCGCTTGCACGGCGTGTTCAGCGCCCCAGGGGCAGGCCGCGATTTCGCCGGCATCCACTGCAACGCCTGCTGTGGTGAGTGCCGCACCTGCTCCTGCGGCCGCCGCAGCGGATTCGCCTATCGCCGATGGGCCGCTGTACTTCGGCGACCTGCTGCAGCGTCGCGATTTCGCCGCCGCATTCGCGGCGTTGTCTGGCGCCGATCAATTGCCCGAGTGGCCTCGTCAGGGCGGCACCTCCACGCCTGCACAGCACGTCGAACTCAATGGTCGCCAGCTATGGCTGGTAACGGCTTGCAAACCACACGATTGTCCCTCCGAGCGTATCCTGGTGCTCTATGACGAGAGCACGCATGTGATGTCGGGTGTGTTTGCGCGACGCAAGCCGGGGGTGGCGGACGATGTCGACAGCAACGATGCAGCGAATGACGATTTGACTTGGTTGGGGGCGCCGGATCAAGCGGCGAAAGGACTGCTGCTGGGGAAGCTGTATTCGTCGGAGTAG
- a CDS encoding thiamine pyrophosphate-dependent enzyme: MTAIPYSITARHKGFNRAEIVDQNFTEFVQLWQGDVHAPRGDHSPVLPGSSLDARGFRELLESQLISRHLDLMARVLRVQNKVFYTIGSSGHEGNAMVARLTRHTDPAFLHYRSGGFMAERFRKLPGMDPVMDSALSFAASKEDPASGGRHKVWGSKPLWVLPQTSTIASHLPKALGTAVAIEQARRIGHRLPIPDDSIAICSFGDASSNHATAQTAFNAAAWTAYQKLPAPVLFVCEDNGIGISVKTPSGWVANNFRHRADLDYFFADGLDLAEGYAQVQQAVEHCRHTRRPTFLHLKTTRVMGHAGTDFEIEWRSVEELFAVEASDPLLRSAEIALSSGLYTKESLLALYETTRKRCFAAAEDADSRPRLTSLADVMKPLAPYTPAAVKTEAERTDYQDRRIAAFGAEDKVPEKQPPRHLAIQIGQALHDMMAKYPESLLFGEDVAQKGGVYTVTKGLHKAFKNSRVFNTLLDETIILGLAQGYANMGMLPIPEIQYLAYFHNACDQIRGEAASLQFFSNDQYRNPIVMRVASLGYQKGFGGHFHNDNSIAALRDIPGLVVGCPSRGDDAANMLRTMMALAKIDGRVCAFLEPIALYMTKDLYEAGDGQWQFDYPAPGQAMTLGEGRVYHEQAKDLVVFTFGNGVTMALRAARTIEAELGWQVRVVDLRWLAPLNNAFIAEQAKSAKRIIVLDEGRRSAGVGEGVITAIVEGGSGATPLQRVVGEDTYTPLAGAALLVLPGEADVVAAARKLS, translated from the coding sequence ATGACCGCTATTCCGTACTCCATCACGGCACGCCACAAGGGTTTCAACCGCGCCGAGATTGTCGACCAGAATTTCACCGAGTTCGTGCAGCTGTGGCAGGGCGACGTGCATGCGCCGCGCGGCGATCATTCGCCGGTGTTGCCTGGCAGCTCGCTCGATGCGAGGGGCTTTCGCGAGTTGCTCGAATCGCAGCTGATCAGCCGCCACCTCGACCTGATGGCGCGCGTGCTGCGTGTGCAGAACAAGGTCTTCTACACCATCGGCTCCAGCGGCCATGAAGGCAATGCGATGGTGGCGCGGCTCACCCGCCATACCGATCCGGCCTTCCTGCATTACCGCTCCGGCGGATTCATGGCCGAGCGCTTCCGCAAGCTGCCTGGCATGGACCCGGTGATGGATTCCGCGCTGTCGTTCGCGGCCAGCAAGGAAGACCCGGCATCGGGCGGTCGCCACAAGGTGTGGGGCAGCAAGCCGTTATGGGTACTGCCGCAGACATCGACCATTGCTTCGCATCTGCCCAAGGCGCTGGGTACTGCCGTCGCCATTGAGCAGGCGCGCCGCATCGGCCACCGACTGCCCATTCCCGACGATAGCATCGCGATCTGTTCGTTCGGCGATGCTTCGTCCAATCACGCCACCGCACAAACCGCGTTCAACGCGGCGGCCTGGACGGCCTACCAGAAGCTTCCGGCGCCCGTCCTGTTTGTGTGCGAAGACAACGGCATCGGCATCTCGGTAAAGACGCCGAGCGGCTGGGTGGCTAACAATTTCCGTCATCGCGCCGATCTCGATTATTTCTTTGCCGATGGGCTCGATCTGGCCGAGGGCTACGCCCAGGTGCAACAGGCGGTCGAGCATTGCCGCCACACGCGCCGCCCGACCTTCCTGCATTTGAAGACCACGCGCGTGATGGGTCACGCCGGCACCGATTTCGAAATCGAATGGCGCAGCGTCGAGGAATTGTTCGCGGTGGAAGCCAGCGATCCGCTGCTGCGTTCGGCTGAGATAGCACTGTCCTCGGGGCTATATACGAAAGAATCGCTACTCGCGTTGTACGAGACCACGCGCAAGCGTTGTTTTGCCGCGGCAGAAGATGCCGATAGTCGCCCGCGCCTGACCTCGTTGGCCGATGTCATGAAGCCGCTGGCGCCGTATACACCGGCTGCGGTGAAGACGGAGGCCGAGCGCACGGATTACCAGGATCGTCGCATCGCCGCCTTCGGCGCTGAAGACAAAGTCCCCGAGAAGCAGCCGCCACGTCATCTGGCCATCCAGATCGGCCAGGCGCTGCACGACATGATGGCGAAGTACCCGGAATCGCTGCTGTTCGGTGAGGATGTAGCGCAGAAGGGTGGCGTGTATACCGTCACCAAGGGCTTGCACAAAGCGTTCAAGAACAGCCGCGTATTCAACACCCTGCTCGACGAGACGATCATCCTCGGTCTCGCCCAGGGCTACGCCAACATGGGCATGCTGCCGATCCCCGAGATCCAGTACCTCGCGTATTTCCACAACGCCTGCGACCAGATTCGCGGCGAGGCGGCGTCGCTGCAGTTCTTCTCCAACGACCAGTACCGCAACCCGATCGTGATGCGCGTGGCCAGTCTGGGTTACCAGAAGGGCTTCGGCGGGCACTTCCACAACGACAACTCGATTGCCGCGTTGCGCGATATCCCCGGACTGGTGGTGGGTTGTCCAAGCCGGGGCGACGATGCGGCCAACATGCTGCGTACCATGATGGCGTTGGCCAAGATCGATGGACGCGTCTGCGCGTTCCTGGAACCCATCGCGCTGTACATGACCAAGGATCTGTACGAGGCCGGCGATGGCCAGTGGCAGTTCGACTATCCCGCACCGGGTCAGGCCATGACCTTGGGCGAAGGACGCGTCTACCACGAGCAGGCCAAGGACCTGGTGGTCTTCACGTTCGGCAACGGTGTGACGATGGCACTGCGCGCCGCTCGTACGATCGAAGCCGAGCTGGGCTGGCAGGTACGTGTGGTTGATCTGCGCTGGCTGGCGCCGCTCAACAACGCCTTCATCGCCGAGCAGGCAAAGTCGGCCAAGCGCATCATCGTGCTGGACGAAGGTCGCCGCAGCGCAGGCGTGGGCGAGGGCGTCATCACCGCCATCGTGGAAGGCGGCAGCGGTGCCACGCCGTTGCAGCGCGTCGTGGGCGAGGACACCTATACGCCGCTTGCTGGCGCAGCGCTGCTGGTGTTGCCGGGTGAAGCGGATGTGGTTGCCGCGGCGCGCAAGCTGAGCTGA
- a CDS encoding acyl-CoA dehydrogenase family protein, translating to MSARLNPLDLYDVRSLLSDEERMVQDTVGRFVDERVLPIIGDCFDQGRFPKELVPEIASLGLLGATLPEKYGCAGMNGVSYGLICQELERGDSGLRSFASVQSSLCMYPIYAYGTEEQKLHYLPKMAAGEIIGCFGLTEPHGGSDPANMKTHAKKDGGDWVINGAKMWITNGNVAHIAIVWAQTEDGIQGFIVPTDTKGFTAQEVHKKMSLRASVTSALFFDNVRVPEANRLPNVKGLKGPLGCLTQARYGITWGPIGAAQACLKEVLDYTQERILFGRPLASNQAVQLKLAEMARRITMAQLLSLQLGRLKDAGNMQPTQVSLAKWNNCRMAIDIARECRDILGGAGITTEHVAIRHALNLESVITYEGTETVHQLVVGRELTGINAF from the coding sequence ATGTCCGCTCGCCTGAATCCCCTCGATCTCTACGACGTCCGCTCGCTGCTTTCCGACGAGGAGCGCATGGTGCAGGACACCGTGGGCCGCTTCGTCGATGAAAGAGTGCTGCCGATCATTGGCGATTGCTTCGATCAGGGCCGCTTCCCCAAGGAGCTGGTCCCCGAGATCGCCAGCCTGGGCCTGCTGGGTGCCACCTTGCCCGAGAAGTACGGCTGCGCCGGCATGAACGGCGTTAGCTATGGCCTGATCTGCCAGGAGCTGGAGCGCGGTGATTCCGGTCTGCGCAGCTTCGCCTCGGTGCAGAGCTCGCTGTGCATGTATCCCATCTACGCCTACGGCACCGAAGAGCAGAAGCTGCACTACCTGCCGAAAATGGCGGCCGGCGAGATCATCGGCTGCTTCGGCCTCACCGAGCCGCACGGTGGTTCGGACCCCGCCAACATGAAGACCCATGCCAAGAAGGATGGCGGCGACTGGGTCATCAACGGCGCCAAGATGTGGATCACCAACGGCAACGTGGCGCACATCGCTATCGTGTGGGCGCAGACCGAAGACGGCATCCAGGGCTTTATCGTGCCCACCGATACCAAGGGCTTCACCGCGCAGGAAGTGCACAAGAAGATGAGCCTGCGCGCCTCGGTGACCAGCGCGCTGTTCTTCGACAACGTGCGCGTGCCGGAGGCCAACCGCCTGCCGAACGTGAAGGGCCTCAAGGGTCCGCTCGGCTGCCTCACCCAGGCCCGTTACGGCATCACCTGGGGCCCCATTGGCGCCGCCCAGGCCTGCCTCAAGGAAGTGCTCGATTACACGCAGGAACGCATCCTGTTCGGTCGCCCGCTGGCGTCCAACCAGGCCGTGCAGCTGAAGTTGGCCGAGATGGCACGCCGTATCACCATGGCGCAGCTGCTCTCGTTGCAGCTCGGCCGTCTCAAGGACGCCGGCAACATGCAGCCCACCCAGGTCTCGCTGGCCAAATGGAACAATTGCCGCATGGCCATCGATATCGCCCGTGAATGCCGCGACATCCTCGGCGGCGCCGGCATCACCACCGAGCATGTGGCGATCCGCCATGCGCTGAACCTGGAATCGGTCATCACCTATGAAGGCACCGAGACGGTGCATCAGCTGGTGGTGGGGCGCGAGCTGACGGGTATCAACGCGTTCTGA